Genomic DNA from Labilibaculum sp. DW002:
CTCACTAACGCCTAAAGGAGCCCAGCCAGGTATTTTGCTTTTGGCTGCAGGTAAAAAAATATGGCAGAAAGTAAATGTTGATGAGTTTATAAAGCAAGAGCAAACGGAGATCGGATTTTGGTCTTGGTTCGCCGAAAAGGTATCCACACACCCTAAACTGACAAAAAGATTGATGAGGTTCGATCAGCTTACTCCAGTCATTAAAAAACAAGCTGTGGTAGAATCAGTAAAGGTGCAGGAAATTAAATCTGATCATTCGTCATATATGCCCAATTAATAGCCTTGCAAATTGGGATTTATAGTTACGATACATTTACATTGCTTAAAAAAAAATAACAATTGGATGTGATTATTAATAGGCTAAATATGCAATACAGAACTGTACAATACGACGTATAACCTTATGCACAACGTAAAGACGCAATGCATTGCGTCTCTACCAATAAAACGTGATGTAATATCTAAACAAAGGAATGGCAGAAAAATTTCAGAACAAATATAGAATACCATCAGCCCGTTTGCAAAACTGGGATTATGGATCGAATGCCATGTACTTTGTGACCATTTGTACGCAAAATCGGGAATGCTATTTTGGCGATGTTGTAGATGGGGAAATGCATTTATCTGAAATTGGAAAAATCGTAGAAGAGGAATGGTTAAAAACATTTGAAATGCGACCTGATATGTGTTTGCAAATGGATGAATATGCGGTGATGCCTAATCATTTTCATGCTATTATCGTAATTGGCGAAAATCAATACAATGTGCAGCGTAAAGACGCAATGCATTGTGTCTCTACAAACAACAAATTTGCACCCCAATCAAAAAATCTGGCAGCAATAATGCGTGGTTTTAAATCAGGGGTGACTGTTAATGCCCGTAGAATAGACGCCGATTTTGCTTGGCAAGCACGATTTCACGATCATATCATTCGAAATGACGAATCATTTCAACGAATAAGGAATTACATTTCTGAAAATCCGGTAAAATGGTCGAATGACAAATTTTATAATATTGGTTAACAACCATACTAACACAGTTCATAATGAGAAGTAAGCCCATGAGATCTATTGTATTATTAGCTATAATTTGCGGATTGATATCGTGCAATTCTAAAAATGAAAAAACTCAAGAGAAAATTGCCGATAACCAAGAACTAATTGAGATCTATAAAGCCGATCAGGGAGATCGTAGAACAGATAAGATAGATTGGAATGTTGTAGGAAAGCGAGATAGCATAAGAAAGGCAAGAGTTTCTGAATTATTAGATTCGAATAAGGTGCTTACCTCACAGGATTATCATCATGCCGCTATGCTTTTTCAGCATGGAGGAGATTCCATTGCTTACGGAATGGCTGTGAAATTAATGAAGAAATCGATTGAGTTGGATTCAACGGCTAACAAATGGTTATTGGCCGCTGCAATTGATAGAAACCTTTTGAGTAGGCAAAAGCCGCAGATTTATGGTACGCAATATTGGAGAATGAATGATGAGCCTTGGGAGATGCGCGATATGGATACAACGCTTATTACTGATGCAGAGCGAATAGAATATGGTGTAGGTACTTTGGCTCAACAAAAAGAAAAGCTAAAGCAGATGAATCGCAAAAAGCTAAACGAATTGGTGAAGGAAGGAAAAACGACAGATGAATTAATTCAGTTCATAAAAAGCGAAGATCCCGACTTATCAAAATACGATATCTCCGAAAGAGGAGTTAATAGTTTTGCCTATGAATTGTGGGCACAAGGAAAAGAAAAAGAGGCTTTGAAGGTTTTTAAATTGAATACAGAATTGTATCCAAAAGGTTATAATGCTTTTGATAGTTACGGCGAATGCCTTTTGAAGTTAGGCGATAAAGCAAATGCAATAAAGGCTTATCAAAAATCATTAGAATTAAATCCTAAGAATAAAAATGCTGAGAAAGTACTGGCAGAAATAAACAGCTAAATGAAAAAAGCATTAACACAAATTGATATTAAAGAATTAAGATACCAATGCAGAATGGGTTATCTTCTTCCTTCTATGCTTTTTCTATTTGGAAATGTTTTTGTTGGTGGAGCCTATGTTGCCAACTTTGGCTGGCTTGGAGTCGATACTGAGATCTTGTTGATCATGGTATCAGTATTTGCTTGTTTATCGCTATTCATAGGCTACAAGATGAATTGGAAATACATTTCAGATATTAGTTACAAGGAGAAGCAGGTTGAAACGAAAATAGTTCAGAGGAAAGAGGCGAAGAGAGATTATGAAGCTGGAAGCGGAACTTTATATGTAGGGCAAGAAATGAAGGGCTTCGATTCTTATAGCATTATCGTTGAAAATACGAGATAC
This window encodes:
- a CDS encoding transposase, with the protein product MAEKFQNKYRIPSARLQNWDYGSNAMYFVTICTQNRECYFGDVVDGEMHLSEIGKIVEEEWLKTFEMRPDMCLQMDEYAVMPNHFHAIIVIGENQYNVQRKDAMHCVSTNNKFAPQSKNLAAIMRGFKSGVTVNARRIDADFAWQARFHDHIIRNDESFQRIRNYISENPVKWSNDKFYNIG
- a CDS encoding tetratricopeptide repeat protein, producing the protein MRSKPMRSIVLLAIICGLISCNSKNEKTQEKIADNQELIEIYKADQGDRRTDKIDWNVVGKRDSIRKARVSELLDSNKVLTSQDYHHAAMLFQHGGDSIAYGMAVKLMKKSIELDSTANKWLLAAAIDRNLLSRQKPQIYGTQYWRMNDEPWEMRDMDTTLITDAERIEYGVGTLAQQKEKLKQMNRKKLNELVKEGKTTDELIQFIKSEDPDLSKYDISERGVNSFAYELWAQGKEKEALKVFKLNTELYPKGYNAFDSYGECLLKLGDKANAIKAYQKSLELNPKNKNAEKVLAEINS